A part of Bacteroidia bacterium genomic DNA contains:
- a CDS encoding cyclic nucleotide-binding domain-containing protein has product MDKDKVIDSLRQSQLFSDLSEPELQQVATRAKVRQYFANDVIVWQGQPSTALFLVINGIVAVKNMSGNKERLLAYLMPGNTFGEVGILENEPRSATVSALSEVDVLAIQREDFLQILEQHSRVAIELARMLGRYLVDVSRRMSNENRKTKLILLFHGEEHSGSTTIGTLLAEGMVETLNGPTAYMEYPNPWRALSGLQLAHGTSVYHHADGYDILIPSEESYLPENTRVTLMMDSVLSRYENVVIQVQNQLDEGVTQMLEHANQVIVMGSPTRDGLLQIEAMQKQIKNRIRKEETSLLVMINRSKAAYSKLDAKGIADFDIPFMKDFPIFQLEKRDSSELPEPIVRLIEGCLERLERTNSIGIFIPTTVDADVAADTTIYMDQAKEFMAERFGGATCKVVSGVWKSEQMGLIDEVVYIVHSYLTQADMNRYLDEVVDFIKRLKRELRQEAMALEVNHKLTLI; this is encoded by the coding sequence ATGGATAAAGATAAAGTAATTGACTCGCTCCGTCAATCCCAGCTGTTTTCAGATCTTTCTGAGCCCGAACTTCAGCAGGTAGCCACACGGGCAAAAGTACGTCAGTATTTTGCCAATGACGTCATTGTCTGGCAAGGTCAACCCAGCACGGCCCTTTTTCTGGTGATCAACGGAATCGTAGCAGTAAAAAATATGTCCGGAAATAAAGAGCGGCTCCTCGCTTATCTTATGCCGGGAAATACATTTGGAGAAGTAGGGATTCTGGAAAATGAACCCCGGTCTGCAACAGTTTCTGCCCTGAGTGAAGTGGATGTCCTCGCGATTCAACGTGAAGATTTTCTGCAGATTTTGGAACAACATTCCCGTGTGGCCATTGAACTTGCCCGTATGCTCGGGCGCTACCTCGTGGATGTCAGCCGCCGGATGAGCAATGAAAACCGCAAAACCAAGCTGATTCTTTTATTCCATGGTGAAGAGCATAGCGGAAGTACTACTATTGGTACCCTCCTGGCTGAAGGAATGGTCGAAACCCTGAATGGCCCTACGGCATATATGGAGTACCCCAATCCCTGGCGGGCTCTCAGCGGTCTTCAGCTCGCTCACGGCACTTCGGTCTATCACCATGCCGATGGATATGATATTCTCATTCCCTCAGAAGAAAGTTACCTCCCCGAAAATACCCGCGTTACCCTCATGATGGACAGCGTGCTGAGTCGCTATGAAAATGTCGTGATTCAGGTACAAAATCAACTCGATGAGGGCGTAACCCAAATGCTGGAACATGCCAATCAGGTAATCGTCATGGGTTCTCCCACACGCGATGGGCTTCTTCAGATCGAGGCGATGCAGAAACAAATCAAAAATCGCATCAGAAAAGAAGAAACCAGTCTGCTGGTAATGATCAATCGCAGCAAAGCTGCTTACAGTAAACTTGATGCCAAAGGCATTGCTGATTTTGATATCCCTTTTATGAAGGATTTTCCAATATTTCAACTGGAAAAAAGAGACTCATCAGAATTGCCGGAACCCATCGTGCGTCTCATAGAAGGATGCCTTGAGCGGTTGGAAAGAACCAATAGTATTGGTATATTTATTCCTACTACAGTCGATGCTGATGTGGCTGCCGATACAACAATCTACATGGATCAGGCAAAAGAGTTTATGGCAGAGCGCTTTGGGGGAGCAACGTGTAAAGTGGTGAGTGGTGTGTGGAAAAGCGAGCAAATGGGCCTGATTGATGAAGTTGTTTATATTGTCCATTCCTACCTCACCCAGGCTGATATGAACCGCTATCTGGATGAAGTCGTGGATTTTATCAAACGACTCAAACGCGAACTGCGCCAGGAAGCCATGGCACTCGAAGTGAATCACAAGCTTACGCTGATATAA
- the typA gene encoding translational GTPase TypA — protein sequence MIQLRNIAIIAHVDHGKTTLVDKMLMQGKLFGSHETPGELIMDSNDLERERGITILSKNASVRYKDAKINIIDTPGHSDFGGEVERVLNMADGVLLLVDAFEGPMPQTRFVLQKALSLGLKPIVVINKVDKPNCRPDEVHEAVFDLMFELEANEDQLDFPTVYGSAKNNWMGPDWKTQTEDISYLMDQILEHIPAPEIKMGIPQMQITSLDYSPYVGRIAIGRVIRGTLKSGMAAGLVRRDQSLLKTRLKELFVFEGLGKQPAENVSAGEICAVVGLEDFEIGDTITDPETPEGLPPISIDEPTMSMVFTINDSPFFGREGKFVTSRHLKERLDRELEKNLALRVEQTGSADAFTVYGRGVLHLSILIETMRREGYEIQVGQPQVIIKVIDGVKHEPVEELTIDLPEDTAGRAINIVTQRRGELQQMEQRGGRTNLVFKIPARGLIGLRNEMLTATAGEAIMAHRFVAFEPYKGDFEKRAHGALIAHETGSAYAYALDKLQDRGFFFIEPMEEVYEGQVIGENNRGDDLIVNVTKSKKLTNFRASGSDDKAKLAPPIKFSLEESLEYIQEDEYVEVTPKSLRLRKIFLKEHDRKKKKG from the coding sequence ATGATACAACTTAGAAATATAGCCATTATTGCTCACGTTGACCACGGCAAAACTACCCTTGTGGACAAAATGCTTATGCAGGGTAAATTGTTTGGATCACATGAGACCCCCGGTGAACTGATCATGGATAGTAATGACCTGGAGCGGGAGCGCGGGATTACCATTCTTTCCAAAAATGCCAGTGTAAGGTATAAGGACGCAAAAATCAACATTATCGATACCCCTGGCCACAGTGATTTTGGGGGAGAGGTAGAGCGTGTACTTAACATGGCTGATGGGGTATTGCTGCTTGTGGATGCATTTGAAGGCCCTATGCCGCAGACCCGTTTTGTGCTGCAAAAAGCACTCTCTCTCGGATTAAAGCCCATTGTGGTAATCAATAAGGTCGATAAACCCAACTGCCGCCCTGATGAAGTGCATGAAGCAGTATTTGACCTTATGTTTGAACTGGAAGCCAATGAAGATCAGCTTGATTTTCCAACTGTATATGGTTCTGCCAAAAATAACTGGATGGGCCCTGACTGGAAAACCCAGACAGAGGATATTTCCTATCTGATGGACCAGATTCTGGAGCATATTCCTGCTCCAGAGATCAAAATGGGTATCCCTCAAATGCAGATTACCTCTTTGGATTACTCGCCTTATGTAGGGCGTATTGCCATAGGACGTGTGATCCGCGGAACATTGAAATCGGGTATGGCTGCCGGGCTGGTCAGAAGAGATCAGTCGCTGTTGAAAACAAGGCTGAAAGAACTGTTTGTGTTTGAGGGTCTGGGAAAACAGCCTGCTGAAAATGTATCTGCCGGTGAAATCTGTGCAGTAGTAGGATTGGAGGATTTTGAAATTGGTGATACAATTACAGATCCTGAAACTCCGGAAGGGTTGCCACCTATTTCTATCGATGAACCAACCATGAGCATGGTATTTACCATCAATGATTCTCCTTTCTTCGGTCGTGAGGGTAAATTTGTTACTTCCCGCCACCTGAAAGAAAGACTGGATCGTGAGTTGGAGAAAAACCTGGCGCTTCGCGTCGAGCAGACTGGTTCTGCTGACGCTTTCACCGTGTATGGTCGCGGTGTGCTTCACCTTTCGATTTTGATTGAAACGATGCGTCGTGAAGGGTATGAAATACAGGTCGGTCAGCCTCAGGTAATTATCAAAGTGATTGACGGAGTCAAACACGAACCTGTGGAGGAACTCACGATAGACCTTCCGGAAGATACCGCAGGTCGCGCTATCAATATTGTCACGCAGCGTCGCGGCGAATTGCAGCAGATGGAACAACGCGGCGGCAGAACGAATCTTGTGTTTAAAATTCCTGCCCGCGGCCTGATCGGATTGAGAAATGAAATGCTTACCGCTACCGCAGGTGAAGCGATCATGGCACACCGCTTTGTGGCATTTGAGCCCTATAAAGGTGATTTTGAGAAAAGAGCACATGGTGCATTGATCGCCCACGAAACCGGCTCCGCCTATGCGTATGCCCTGGACAAATTACAGGACAGGGGTTTCTTTTTTATCGAACCCATGGAAGAGGTGTATGAAGGTCAGGTAATCGGTGAAAATAACCGTGGTGATGATCTGATCGTGAATGTGACCAAGTCCAAAAAACTGACCAACTTCCGGGCATCAGGTTCTGATGACAAAGCAAAACTTGCCCCGCCTATTAAATTTTCCCTTGAAGAATCACTGGAGTACATCCAGGAAGATGAATATGTGGAAGTAACACCCAAATCGCTCCGACTCCGGAAAATTTTCCTGAAAGAACACGACCGGAAGAAGAAAAAAGGGTGA
- a CDS encoding helix-turn-helix transcriptional regulator, whose protein sequence is MASKYFEKALAGIKPENRLFVQKNLDFTEQVMAILEKKKMTQRDLAQLLEKSEPEISRMLSGFQNITLKTLTLLESVLGEDIFITPIRMKEKGGLEDAIRQAKIISFTSTVFERIETDDFILETPGMAAYSREVASHKPIPTKVTFDRITRAVS, encoded by the coding sequence ATGGCTAGCAAATATTTTGAAAAGGCACTTGCCGGCATAAAACCCGAAAATCGGCTTTTTGTACAAAAAAACTTGGATTTCACAGAACAGGTTATGGCAATTCTCGAAAAGAAAAAGATGACTCAGCGAGACCTCGCTCAATTGCTGGAAAAATCTGAGCCGGAAATCAGCCGGATGCTCTCCGGATTCCAAAATATTACACTAAAAACACTAACCCTGCTGGAATCTGTTTTAGGCGAAGATATTTTCATAACTCCGATTCGAATGAAAGAAAAAGGTGGCCTGGAAGATGCTATACGCCAGGCAAAAATTATTTCCTTCACAAGCACAGTATTTGAACGTATAGAAACTGACGATTTTATATTGGAAACTCCTGGCATGGCGGCATATTCACGAGAGGTTGCATCTCATAAACCGATCCCAACAAAAGTTACTTTTGATCGAATAACTCGAGCAGTTTCTTAA
- a CDS encoding biotin transporter BioY, with protein MLIDQLPSITQDRFWDAPIKVVLTTLLICLVAPIEILPGTAVPVTLQSLVILVSAMLLGAKKGLFSVVLYLILGFAGLPVFAGGGHGIERLLGPGGGFLLAFPLAAWVVGMMATGVWGQRWWNIILTMLTGHVIILVIGFGWYGFSQGFDGIKPVLLPLLPGMYIKTIVGAAFVIAANAFMLMIITNGSEDS; from the coding sequence ATGCTGATTGACCAGTTACCGTCTATTACTCAGGATCGGTTTTGGGATGCACCCATCAAAGTGGTCCTGACTACGCTGCTGATTTGTCTGGTAGCACCAATAGAAATTTTGCCAGGGACTGCTGTGCCGGTTACACTTCAGTCTCTGGTAATTCTTGTCTCAGCGATGTTGCTGGGGGCCAAAAAAGGCCTGTTTTCCGTTGTTCTGTACCTGATTTTGGGCTTTGCCGGTCTTCCCGTTTTTGCAGGGGGCGGCCACGGCATAGAACGGCTGCTGGGCCCCGGAGGAGGGTTCCTGCTGGCTTTTCCGCTGGCTGCCTGGGTGGTTGGTATGATGGCCACAGGGGTATGGGGGCAAAGATGGTGGAATATCATTCTGACAATGCTGACCGGGCATGTAATTATTCTCGTTATCGGCTTTGGCTGGTACGGTTTTAGTCAGGGATTTGATGGTATTAAACCAGTGTTATTGCCTTTATTGCCGGGGATGTATATAAAAACCATCGTCGGTGCGGCGTTTGTCATTGCAGCCAATGCCTTTATGCTGATGATCATCACAAACGGAAGTGAGGATTCGTAA
- a CDS encoding type II toxin-antitoxin system RelE/ParE family toxin: MKVLIDKTLEKDISKLKDNALHKRLAGIIEQVLSADSKKEIHNLKKLQGYKTYYRIKLGDYRIGIDIVSDTDSDEETVYFIRFPHRKDVYKYFP; the protein is encoded by the coding sequence ATGAAGGTTCTGATTGATAAAACCTTAGAGAAGGATATTTCAAAATTGAAAGACAATGCCTTACACAAAAGACTTGCAGGGATCATTGAGCAGGTTTTGTCGGCTGATAGTAAAAAGGAAATTCATAATCTTAAAAAACTTCAAGGATATAAAACCTATTACAGAATTAAGTTGGGTGACTATCGGATTGGAATAGATATCGTCAGTGACACTGACTCCGATGAGGAAACTGTATATTTTATCCGATTCCCTCACCGAAAAGATGTTTACAAATATTTCCCTTAA
- a CDS encoding alpha/beta fold hydrolase yields the protein MRNVSFLLLILTLISCQSQEKDVRTQNFPRLELTPAHLPAKENTWVFILAGQSNMAGRGLVEPADTIPSERILTINKQGEIIIAKEPLHFYEPAMTGLDCGLSFGKTLLKHVPDSIMILLIPTAVGGSSVSQWLGDSTHRGVPLLSNFREKTALAKNYGDIKGILWHQGESDANEKSLPVYPEKIHTLFTTFREIVGNDRLPILMGELGSYSKNNKNWQKVNEQMHIYSQIDSNVIVVSTADFVHKGDSVHFNSEGQRMLGQRFAEAYWVSGRENVKGGSNVITVDGSKLEYVVEGEGIPCLVIGSSVYYPKTFSMEVRKHLKMYFVDMKWFARDYQPENLDSVNIESIVDDVEEIRGKLGLEKPLILGHSIHGTIATEYVKKFGNKTSGLIVIASPCEWGNPTFTQKAEKLWETASAERKKLQEENWGKVKELDRLTGQAQASREYNTMSPQYWYNPRYDARWLWDGMTVHEAVTQHLFTKVFQAYNMFDRPVNINVPVFVGIGKYDYVIPHTLWKTSYPGIPDFTLVLFDKSGHTPQLEEYGKFDEELMRWVAQKGLE from the coding sequence ATGAGAAATGTATCCTTCCTCCTCCTGATCCTTACACTCATCTCCTGCCAATCACAGGAGAAAGATGTCCGGACGCAAAATTTTCCCCGGCTGGAATTGACCCCGGCGCACTTACCCGCAAAAGAAAATACCTGGGTTTTTATCCTTGCCGGCCAATCCAATATGGCAGGCCGGGGGTTGGTAGAACCAGCGGATACCATTCCTTCAGAACGGATATTAACCATCAATAAACAAGGGGAAATAATCATTGCAAAAGAACCCCTTCATTTTTATGAACCTGCCATGACAGGGCTGGATTGTGGATTGTCTTTTGGTAAAACCTTACTGAAACATGTGCCTGACAGCATAATGATTTTACTGATACCCACAGCAGTTGGCGGCAGTTCTGTCAGTCAGTGGCTGGGCGACTCGACGCACAGAGGTGTTCCGCTTTTGTCCAATTTCAGGGAAAAGACAGCACTGGCCAAAAACTATGGAGATATAAAGGGAATTTTATGGCACCAGGGCGAAAGCGATGCCAATGAAAAAAGTTTGCCCGTTTACCCGGAGAAAATACATACGCTATTTACTACGTTCCGGGAGATTGTCGGAAATGACCGTCTGCCCATCCTTATGGGAGAACTCGGATCATACTCCAAAAACAATAAAAACTGGCAGAAGGTAAACGAACAAATGCATATTTATTCCCAGATAGATTCAAATGTAATTGTCGTGTCCACGGCTGATTTTGTCCACAAAGGTGATAGTGTGCATTTCAACTCAGAGGGCCAGCGAATGCTGGGGCAGCGATTTGCAGAGGCGTATTGGGTATCTGGTCGGGAAAATGTGAAAGGGGGGAGCAATGTTATTACCGTCGATGGAAGCAAACTGGAATATGTGGTGGAAGGAGAGGGGATACCCTGCCTTGTTATCGGTTCTTCAGTTTATTATCCCAAAACATTTTCGATGGAGGTACGCAAACACCTGAAAATGTATTTTGTCGATATGAAGTGGTTTGCCAGAGATTATCAACCCGAAAATCTCGATTCCGTCAATATCGAATCAATTGTAGATGATGTGGAGGAAATCAGGGGAAAACTTGGATTGGAAAAGCCATTAATTTTGGGGCATAGTATTCACGGTACCATTGCGACTGAATATGTAAAAAAGTTTGGGAACAAAACCTCCGGACTGATCGTCATTGCTTCCCCTTGTGAATGGGGTAATCCTACATTTACACAGAAAGCAGAAAAGCTATGGGAAACAGCATCTGCTGAACGAAAAAAACTACAGGAAGAAAACTGGGGAAAAGTAAAAGAATTGGATCGCCTGACCGGACAGGCACAGGCTTCAAGAGAGTATAACACCATGTCTCCCCAGTATTGGTACAATCCCCGCTATGATGCCCGATGGCTTTGGGACGGTATGACTGTACATGAAGCGGTGACACAGCATCTGTTTACAAAGGTATTTCAAGCATACAATATGTTTGACCGGCCAGTAAATATCAATGTTCCCGTATTTGTGGGAATAGGAAAATACGATTACGTAATTCCTCATACCCTTTGGAAGACCAGTTATCCGGGTATTCCGGACTTTACGCTGGTGCTATTTGACAAAAGCGGGCATACACCCCAACTGGAGGAGTATGGAAAATTTGACGAAGAACTGATGCGGTGGGTGGCCCAAAAAGGATTGGAATAA
- a CDS encoding thiamine pyrophosphate-dependent enzyme, which yields MKKELLLQAYSLMRTAEAMTELFEEHREMTGKYVHATSRGHEAIQLALGLQLLPQDFVSPYYRDDALLLGIGLLPHELMLQLLAKITDPFSGGRTYYCHPSLRLDGKAKIPHQSSATGMQAIPATGVAQGMKYLESQGLVSFDAANLPPVAVCSIGDGAMTEGEVSEALQMAAIHQYPILYLVQDNGWGISARAEEMYAQNAVEFARGFKGIEALDIDGTDFVKCYQTLEKVLQTIRKERRPFLVRARVPLLNHHTSGVRMEWYRTDLSEHKTGDPIPRFHQQLLNLGISESELDKCSLEALGFVREEFEKAMDAPDPAPEDLFNNIYAPTPVTQETGERTPINGKEVVMVDAALHAVDNILRDHPEALLYGQDVGGDLGGVFREAALLAKKYGDKRVFNTPIQEGYIIGSTVGMSAVGCKPIVEIQFADYIWPGVNQLYAEVSRSYYLSNGKWPVQTVIRIPTGAYGSGGPFHSSSIESAILNIHGVKIVYPSNAADMKGLMRAAFYDPNPVIVFEHKGLYWGKVPGSKEARTVEPSDDYIIPLGKARIYQAAAEEKVATGESCLVITYGMGVHWAKNASKAFPGQVEILDLRTLEPLDWDAIVSGVKRHNKVLILTEETLKNSFAEALAGRISLECFRWLDAPVHLCGAEDTPAIPLNALLEETMLPNAEKVKAKLETLLGW from the coding sequence ATGAAAAAGGAGCTTTTGCTTCAGGCCTATTCGCTTATGCGTACAGCAGAAGCAATGACCGAACTATTTGAGGAGCACCGGGAAATGACAGGGAAATATGTTCACGCGACTTCCCGTGGACACGAAGCGATTCAACTGGCTTTAGGGTTACAATTGTTGCCGCAGGATTTTGTATCGCCTTATTATCGCGACGATGCCCTGTTGCTGGGCATCGGTTTGTTGCCACATGAGCTAATGCTTCAGCTTTTGGCCAAAATTACAGATCCTTTTTCCGGCGGCAGAACCTATTATTGCCATCCGAGCCTTCGCCTCGACGGCAAGGCCAAGATTCCGCATCAGTCCTCTGCGACCGGTATGCAGGCAATTCCGGCTACGGGCGTAGCCCAGGGAATGAAATATCTGGAATCTCAGGGACTGGTTTCCTTTGACGCAGCAAATTTGCCACCCGTTGCTGTATGCAGCATTGGGGATGGTGCAATGACTGAGGGCGAAGTTTCAGAGGCTTTGCAAATGGCGGCCATTCATCAGTATCCGATTTTATATCTTGTGCAGGACAATGGCTGGGGAATTTCTGCCCGGGCCGAAGAAATGTATGCACAGAACGCGGTTGAGTTTGCCCGAGGGTTTAAGGGAATTGAAGCCTTGGATATCGACGGGACAGATTTTGTGAAGTGTTACCAGACATTGGAGAAGGTATTGCAAACTATCCGAAAAGAAAGAAGACCTTTTCTGGTTCGGGCCCGCGTTCCGCTGCTCAATCACCATACCTCCGGTGTCAGAATGGAGTGGTATCGCACTGATCTGAGTGAGCATAAAACCGGCGACCCGATTCCCCGTTTTCACCAACAGCTACTCAATCTGGGAATCAGTGAGTCAGAATTGGATAAATGTTCTCTGGAGGCGCTGGGATTTGTCCGGGAGGAATTTGAAAAAGCCATGGACGCGCCAGATCCCGCACCGGAAGATTTATTTAATAATATATATGCACCTACCCCGGTAACCCAGGAGACGGGAGAAAGGACGCCCATAAACGGTAAGGAAGTGGTCATGGTAGATGCCGCACTTCATGCTGTAGATAACATCCTCAGAGATCACCCCGAAGCCCTTTTGTATGGACAGGATGTGGGCGGAGATCTGGGGGGAGTATTTCGCGAAGCCGCATTGCTGGCCAAAAAATACGGCGACAAACGCGTGTTTAATACGCCCATTCAGGAGGGGTATATTATCGGAAGCACAGTCGGTATGTCTGCGGTAGGGTGTAAACCCATTGTGGAGATTCAGTTTGCCGACTATATATGGCCGGGTGTAAATCAGCTGTATGCCGAAGTAAGCCGCTCTTACTATCTGTCAAACGGGAAGTGGCCGGTACAAACCGTCATTCGCATACCTACGGGTGCATATGGCAGTGGAGGACCATTTCATTCTTCGAGTATTGAGTCAGCGATTCTGAATATACACGGAGTAAAGATCGTGTATCCTTCCAATGCAGCCGATATGAAAGGCCTGATGCGGGCCGCTTTTTATGACCCCAATCCGGTGATTGTATTTGAGCACAAAGGCCTTTACTGGGGGAAAGTGCCGGGAAGTAAAGAAGCGCGTACCGTAGAGCCATCAGATGACTATATCATACCCCTGGGCAAAGCCCGGATTTATCAGGCGGCGGCTGAAGAGAAGGTTGCCACAGGGGAAAGCTGTCTGGTTATCACCTACGGAATGGGCGTGCACTGGGCAAAAAATGCTTCCAAAGCATTTCCCGGCCAGGTCGAAATACTGGACCTCCGCACACTGGAGCCACTTGACTGGGACGCGATTGTCTCCGGCGTAAAGCGGCACAACAAAGTGCTGATACTTACAGAAGAAACGCTAAAAAATTCCTTTGCAGAAGCACTGGCAGGCAGGATTTCCCTGGAGTGTTTTCGGTGGCTGGATGCCCCTGTACATCTTTGCGGAGCAGAAGACACCCCCGCCATACCCCTTAACGCACTGCTGGAAGAGACTATGCTGCCCAATGCGGAAAAAGTAAAAGCGAAGTTGGAGACGTTGTTGGGTTGGTAA
- a CDS encoding YHS domain-containing (seleno)protein, with the protein MENLSKTSFLTAFFILAILSYGCSQKSDSEVFSTKEGAIKGYDPVAYFTEAKPVKGSETYSFEWNGAIWRFSSAENLATFQANPEKYAPQYGGYCAYGVADGHKAPISPDAFTILDGKLYLNYNQQVQDRWNKDQKEYINTANEKWETVKKEKF; encoded by the coding sequence ATGGAAAATTTATCAAAAACATCTTTCCTGACAGCTTTTTTTATTTTGGCAATCCTGTCATACGGCTGTTCCCAGAAATCCGATAGTGAAGTTTTTTCTACCAAAGAAGGAGCCATTAAGGGATATGACCCGGTAGCTTATTTCACAGAAGCGAAACCGGTCAAGGGTTCTGAGACATATTCTTTTGAATGGAATGGCGCTATCTGGCGGTTTAGTTCCGCAGAAAACCTGGCTACTTTTCAAGCAAACCCTGAAAAATACGCCCCCCAGTATGGCGGGTATTGTGCCTATGGCGTTGCAGACGGACATAAGGCACCCATTTCTCCCGATGCCTTCACCATATTGGATGGCAAACTTTATCTCAATTATAACCAACAGGTTCAGGACCGGTGGAATAAAGATCAGAAGGAGTATATCAATACCGCCAACGAAAAGTGGGAAACCGTAAAAAAGGAGAAGTTCTGA